In Zunongwangia sp. HGR-M22, the sequence TGGTTTCAATCAGATTTTGTAGATCTAAAAAAAGGTGATGCTTTACATCTTCCGGTAGAAGATAATACTATAGATGTGGCAGCGCAAAACTGTTTATTCAATATCTTTAAAGTTGAAGATCTTAAAAAAGCTATTGAAGAAATGTATCGTGTTTTGAAACCCAACGGAAAGTTGGTAATGAGCGATCCTACTTGCGAGCAGCAAATGAATGATGAGCTTAGAAATGATGAAAGATTAAGAGCTTTATGCCTTAGCGGAAGTCTACCTATCAAGGAATACGTAAAAGCTTTAACCGATGTGGGTTTTGGAACCATAGAAATTAGAGCACGAAAACCATATCGTATTCTAGATCCTCAACACTATCCAACAGAAGAATTAATCTTTATTGAGTCGATAGAAGTTGCTGCTATAAAAGATCCCATGCCAGAAGATGGCCCGTGTATTTTTACAGGCAAAGCAGCAATTTATTTTGGCGAAAAAGAGTATTTTGATGATCAAAAAGGACATGTCCTTCTTCATAATCAACCTTTAGCAGTTTGCGATAAAACAGCAAAGGCCTTAAAAGATTTAGGAAGAAATGATATCTATATTAGCGAATCTACCTTTCATTACGATGGCGGAGGATGCTGTTAACAATTACAACTTAAATATGCGCAGCATGAGAAATCTTATTATGCTTAAACGAATAACGATCACGGCCATTTTCTCTATTGGTTTAAGCGGCTGCGCTTTATTTTCAGCTGCTGGATTCTCCAGTAAGGGATTACCGCATAACAATGTAAAAGGTGAGCTAATTTCAACATCTTCTAATTCTTCAGTTAATATTGACCATTCTGGCTGGCATAATTTGCTACAGAAACATGTGAATGAAAAAGGATTAGTAGATTATGAGGGATTCAAAAAAGATCGAAAAGCATTAGATAAATATATTAAAATGCTTGCCGATAATAAACCAGATAACAGTTGGTCTATTCAGGAACAATTAGCGTATTACATCAATACTTATAACGCAAACACTGTTCGGTTAATTTTAGATAATTACCCGGTAAAAAGCATTAAGAAAATCGATGGTGCATGGACTAAAGAATTTGTTAGCATGGGCAATAAGCAAATTTCTTTGGGAGCTATAGAAAACAGTATTTTAAGACGAATGAAAGAACCAAGAATTCACTTCGCCATTAACTGTGCGTCTATTTCTTGCCCCAGACTTTTAAATGAAGCGTATACCGCAAGCGCAATCAACGAGCAATTAGAATACGCAACAAGAACTTTTATAAATTCAGATAAAAATATTATTAAAAAAGAATCTGCTCAACTTTCCAGAATCTTTGATTGGTATAGTGGTGACTTTACTGTAAAAGGTAATACTCTTGGGGAATATATTAACCAATACAGTAATGTGAAAATGAAAAATTGGAATAATATTTCCTTCAAAGAATATAACTGGAATCTGAATAAGCAGTAAAATGAAAATCAGCATCATTATTCCTGTTTTTAATGAAGAGCAGAATATTGGCCGGCTGTTAGAATATTTACTGAAACACAACAAAGGATTTATTGCTGAAATAATTGTCGTAGATGGTGGTAGCCTGGATCAAACGATTGCTATTACCCGCCAATTCTCTTCTGTAAAAATTATTTTTTCTGAAAAAAGTCGAGCCAAGCAAATGAATGCTGGTGCAAGAATAGCTAAGGCTGAAATATTATATTTTCTGCATGCCGATAGCTATCCTCCTTTCCATTTTGATAATTACATCATTAGGACTATAAAAAACGACAAAAAAGCGGGATGCTTTATAATGAAATTCGAT encodes:
- the arsM gene encoding arsenosugar biosynthesis arsenite methyltransferase ArsM, which encodes MSSYLETTKNVYKDAALKPDVGLCCTTNPIWELPGLKIPKIMQEMNYGCGSTVHARDLSNNPKILYVGVGGGMELLQFAYFSRQKNGVVGIDAVDEMLEASRKNFKIAEEQNSWFQSDFVDLKKGDALHLPVEDNTIDVAAQNCLFNIFKVEDLKKAIEEMYRVLKPNGKLVMSDPTCEQQMNDELRNDERLRALCLSGSLPIKEYVKALTDVGFGTIEIRARKPYRILDPQHYPTEELIFIESIEVAAIKDPMPEDGPCIFTGKAAIYFGEKEYFDDQKGHVLLHNQPLAVCDKTAKALKDLGRNDIYISESTFHYDGGGCC
- a CDS encoding DUF547 domain-containing protein, with amino-acid sequence MRNLIMLKRITITAIFSIGLSGCALFSAAGFSSKGLPHNNVKGELISTSSNSSVNIDHSGWHNLLQKHVNEKGLVDYEGFKKDRKALDKYIKMLADNKPDNSWSIQEQLAYYINTYNANTVRLILDNYPVKSIKKIDGAWTKEFVSMGNKQISLGAIENSILRRMKEPRIHFAINCASISCPRLLNEAYTASAINEQLEYATRTFINSDKNIIKKESAQLSRIFDWYSGDFTVKGNTLGEYINQYSNVKMKNWNNISFKEYNWNLNKQ